ATAGTTTAGGTACCTAGTTGCGGGGTCATAACACAATAGAATCATGGTATCGGAATGTTTTGCGTAATCCACGTCGTCAGTGCCGATCAGCAGGATGAGTAAAGGTTTGTTATTTAATAAAGACATCGCTACTTTACTGCTAAGGGTTAATCCTGTAATGAGCAGCAGTATCGCAAGGCAAATACCGAAGATTAAAGGTTCTGTACTTTTAATTTTATTTTTTACTGCCATAAACTTTGTTTGTTAATATATATCTTTCTACAACTTCTGGTATGTAGTATTTTAAACTCATACTCTTTCTTGCCCGCAGACGTATTTGTGTGCTTTCAATATCAATCAACGGTGTATCTATGAGCCGTACCTTATTTATAACATTTTTATCAACTTTTTTCAAATCATAACCCGGCCGTGCAGCTATAATGAATGTGCAGAGTGATAGTAATTCAAGCCCGTGTTTCCATAGGGGTATCTGTATAAGTTCGTCCATACCGATTATAAAGTATAACTTCGCGCGGGAATATGTGCATTTAAGTTTTTGTAGTGTGTCATAAGTATAGGATACAGTTTTTGTGTCAGTTTCAATACGTGATACAGAAAAGTATTTATTGCCGTTAACCGCGAGTTTTACCATTGCATACCGCTGTTCCGGGGTTGCGAAAGTTGTGTTCTTATGCGGAGGTATGCCCGAGGGTATAAATATTATTTTGTGTAACCTCATTTTTTCGCGGATATACGACGCGGTGAATAAATGGCCGTAGTGTATAGGGTCAAAACAGCCGCCATAAAGGCCAAGTTTGTGTTTATCCAATGATTATTCCCTTATCTGTCCGTTACCTTTAACAACATATTTCAATGAGGTAAGTTCTTTTATTCCCATAGTACCCCGTGCATGAAGTTTTTGTGTTGATATACCAACTTCCGCGCCAAGGCCGAATACGCCGCCGTCATGTAACCTCGTGGATGCGTTATGCAGGACACACGAAGAATCAACACGCGCAAGGAACTTCTCCGCAGCTTTACGGTTTTTTGTGACAATACATTCAGTATGCGCGGAACTGTATTTGTTTATGTGTTCAATCGCGGAATCAATATCGGGTACTACCTTTATTGCGATGGTTAACCCAAGGTATTCTTCAGGCCAATCCTGTTCTGTTGCGGGTTGGTCAAGTTTAATAATTCTGGCGGTATCCCTGCACCCGCGGAGTTTTACGCCCGCGGTTTTGTATTGTTCAGCGATTAATGGTAAAAACTTACCGGCAATACGTTTGTGGACCAAAAGTTTTTCTGCTGCGTTACACACTCCGGGCCGCTGAACTTTGGCGTTATACGCTATCTTTAATGCCATTGGGATATCAGCGGAGGAGTCAATGTATACATGACAATTACCGCTTCCATGCGCGAGGACCGGGATTGTGGAACTTGAAATTATGGATTCCACCATAGCTTTACTGCCCCTGGGGATTACAACATCGATGTATTTGTTCATCTTTAACAACCGATAAATAACTTCGCGGCCTGTCGACGGAATATAAGTAACAGCTGCTTTTGGGATACCGCAGCGTTCCAGCGCAGACCCCACAATTTTTGAGAGTATAAGGTTGGAATTAAACGCTTCAGACCCGCCTCTTAACAAAACAGCGTTGCCGGATTTCAGGCATAGAGCCGCAGCGTCTATGGTAACATTAGGGCGGGATTCGTATATCATGCAGATAACGCCTAATGGTATGTGTACCCGCGAGATTGTGATACCGTTTGGACGGCGCCAGTGTTCCGTAACCGTCCCTACAGGATCGGGGAGTGAGATTATATCGTTAATACTTTCAGCGATGCTTTTTATACGTTCTGCGTTAAGCATTAACCGGTCAATCATAGCGGGGGTCAGGTGATTAGCCTTTGCACAGGTAAGGTCTAACTTGTTATGTTTTATTATCAGTCCCGTGTTTTTAATGAGTTCACCCGCAATTGTTCTTAGGATACTATTTTTTTTTGTTTCCGGTAATACTGCCACAATACGGCTTGCGATTTTGGTTTTCTGTAATATACCTTCAATTGTTTTAGCTGACATTATTTTTGTAGCCATACAAAACTGTTTTCCTTCCGTATTTATTTGCCTTTTTTATGTAAAGCGTATACCGCAAATTTCAGGGCTTCCATCAAACATCCGGTATCCGCAATCCCGCGGCCTGTAATATCATACGCCGTACCGTGTCCCGGTGATGTACGGATGTACGGTAAACCGTATGTATAATTCACAATACTGTTATAACCGGTCAGTTTCAAAGGTAACATCGCTTGATCATGATACATCGTAACTATTATATCAAACTTACTACGTGATGAAGAAGAGAACATAGCATCAGCCGGTAATGGCCCTTCTGCATTAAGGCCGTGTTTACGCGCTAGCCGTACTGCGGGTAAGATTATATTTTTTTCTTCAGTACCGATTAATCCGTTATCCCCGCAATGCGGGTTTAACCCGCATACACCTATACGTGGTGAATTATTACCAAAATGTGTTTTCATTAATGAATACGCGGTGGTGATGGTATCAAGTATTTTATTGACCGAAAGCGCAGAGGCAACATTTTTTGTTGCTATATGGCGTGTCACCATAACAGTTTTGTAGTAACGGTTGAACATACACATTGTAACCTTCGATGGGTTAAGGTGTTCTAGTTTTGCCAATAATTCTGTATGCCCTGTAACGTTTATCCCCGCAAGCTGCCATGCAGTTTTTGATACCGGTGCGGTTAGCATTGCATCTGCCTGCCCGGACTTGATTAATTCATGGGCGGTAAGGATGTAGTTGTAAGACAATAATCCTGATTGCTTCGATGGTTTGCCTTTAGGGACTACTTCCGCAGTAGAGTTCCGGGGTTCAATTATCTGTATATTCCTTAAATGGTCTGAATTTTTAATAAATTTCCGGTGTCCGACAATAATGTAGTGCGCGTATTGATGCACTGTTTTTTTACTAAAAACTTTAGCAATAATTTCCGGGCCGATACCCGCAGGATCGCCGATTGTAACTGCTATTACAGGTGGCATCCAATTAATACTTTTTTATTGCCGCCTTCTTACGCAGTGCTTCTACCCAGATTGCAGAATTTTCGTCTACCCTTTTTTGCGCGATATAGACCATTAAATAATTTTTTATGTCGTCAAACGCAAGTTTTTGCGCAGCTTTCTTTTCTTCAACTTTAAGGATGTGATACCCGAAATTTGTTTTTACGACACCGCTTATCCCGCCTACTGGCAAAGAAAACGCAGCGCCTTCAAAATCTTTTAGTTCCGGGAGGTTTCTTTTCGGTACATACCCGAGATCCCCGCCCTTGTTCTTACTATCAGTATCATCAGAATACTTTTTTGCAAGTTCACGGATATCCCCGCCGTTATCTATCTGTTTCTTCACGTCTTCCGCTTTTTGTTTAATTTTTTCATTTTCTTCATCTGTAGCGGTAGGTTTTACTTCGAAGAGTATATGCCGTAGGCGTACCTGTTCAGCACTTGCTAATGCAAATTCAGCAGCGAGTTGTTCAAGTTCTTTTTTTTCAAGTTCAGTACCTGATTCTGCCTTACCCCCGGCGGAAACAACTTTCTGGATTTTGTTGTATAACGTTTTAGCATCATCTTCTGTGGGTTTAACGATTTTGCTTTGCACTTCAATCTCAAGGATCTTCATCATCATTAATTGTTGTTCAATTTTTTCACGGAAAGCGGTTAACGTATAACCGTTGCGTTTAAGTTCGTTACTAAAATCCGCTTCCGTAGGAAAACGGTTCTTCACGGTTTCCATCCCGCGGTCAACTTCAGGTTTTGAGATTTTTATCCCGCGTTTTTTTGCTTCCTGCTGAACTAGGCGTAGGTTGATCATCTGGTCAAGGACGTTATCGCGGAGTTTGGATTCATTTTCTTTTGTCTGCTGATTTTTTGGGAGTAACATATCTATCAAAGGCGACATGTTCTTCTCAAGTTCGGACTGCAGGATAACTTCATTGTTTACCCTGGCAACAACTTTACTCACAACCTCTGCCGAGAGGGTTGTTAAAAATAAAGGTAACACAAAAACTGTTAATAATACACTTCTCTTTAAAATAGCCATAATACTAATACTTATCTCCTTTCAGATATAAAACAATATAATACTATACTTTATGTTTATTTGACAAGAAGGATTTGATAAAAGGAATAACTTCGTTACTATAAACCGGGCTTATCCTGGCAATGAGTTTATCCATAGGGTCAAATGTTACAGTCTTACCGGCTGTTCTGATACTTCTGAGTAAGTCCTTTGGGTTCGGTACGCGGGTGGGTTCGTATGTAAATATCACAGCATCGTCTTTTTCAAGTACTGCAATTCCGGTAAGCCCGTTTATTCTACAGAGGACACGGATATCGCAGAGGTTAAGCAGTTCCTGCGCAGCTTTCGGAGGATAACCGTATTTATCTTTGAGTTCCGCCCGGAGGTCTGTGATCTCATCCCAGGTTGATGCGTTGATTAGTGTCTGATAGTAATGTATGCGTTCCCCGGGGTTGGGCATATAGTCACGCGGGAGAAATGCGTTTGCCGGGATTTCCAGTGTGATCTCAGGTTTTTGTATCCTATCCTGAGGTTCACCGCGTAAACGCCGGATTGTTTCGTTCAGTATCCGGAAATACAGTTCATACCCTACTGCCGTAATAAACCCGTGTTGCTGTTGCCCAAGGATATTACCTGCCCCGCGGATTTCAAGGTCACGCATAGCTAACCGCATTCCGGACCCCAGCGCAGTGAACTCCTGGATTGCGGTTAATCGTTTCCTCGCTTGTTCCGTTAATGAAGAAAGCGGGGAGATAAGAAAGTACGCGTATGCTTTGACATCACCGCGGCCAATACGCCCGCGTAACTGATACAACTGCGCAAGGCCAAAATTATCTGCGTCCTCAATAATGATAGTATTGACCTGCGGGAGGTCAAGCCCGGATTCTATGATACTCGTGGAAACTAATACATCAATCTCCCGGGTGATAAATTTATGCATAACTTCTTCAAGTACCGTGGCTGACATTTGCCCGTGTGCAACGTCAAACCGTACTTCTGGACATAATGTGCGTAGGTGTTCAAGTGTTACGTATATGGTATCAATACGGTTATGTACGTAAAACACCTGTCCTCTGCGTTTGAGTTCCGTATCAATAGCAGTGCGGATAACCTGTTCATTTATTGGTATAACATATGTTTCAATAGGTAAACGTCCTTCCGGAGGGGTTTCAATTACTGAAATACTGCGGATACCGCTTAACGCCATAGATAATGACCTCGGGATCGGTGTTGCGGATAAGGTCAGGACGTCAACCGAGGTTTTTAATTGTTTAATCATTTCTTTTGCCCGTACGCCAAACCTGTGTTCTTCGTCAATAATAAGTAATCCAAGATCCGCGAATTTAACGTCTTTCGATAATAACCGGTGTGTTGCGATGAGGATATCAACTTTTTTTTGTGAAAGATCTTCAAGAATACGTTTTTGCGCGTCCCTGTTCCTGAATCGCGAGATCATTTCTATGTTTATAGGGAATTTGCGGTAGCGTTCAATAAAAGTGTTGTAATGCTGTTCCGCAAGGATGGTTGTCGGGACAAGGATCGCGGTTTGTTTGCCGCCAAGTACACATTTTAATGCTGCACGCATCGCAACCTCTGTTTTGCCATAACCTACATCGCCAATCACAAAATGGTCCATCGGATAATTCGAGGACATCGCTTTTTTTACGTCATCAATAGCTCTAACCTGGTCTTCCGTTTCTTCATATGGAAAACTTTCAGCAAATTCAAGTTCAATATCATTGTCTTGCGGGAAAGAATAGCCGTTATTAGTTTTTCTCGAAGCTTCGGTCTGGATTAACTGTTTTGCCAGGAGTTCCACTGCCTGGCTGACTTTCATTTTTAAACGTTCCCATGATTCGCCGTCAAGGGAGTTAACTTTAGGGGTATGCCCGTCTGGGGCTAAATATTTCTGGACATACTTAAAATCTGATACCGGTACGTGTAAAGTGTCACCACGAAGGTATTGGATAAGCAAAAAATCGTGGGTTTGTACCCCAAGTTGTAGTTGTTCAACCCCGCGGTAGATACCGATACCGTAATTCTCGTGGACAACATAATCCCCGGGTTCAAGGTCGGATAATGTGCGTAACCTGCGCCCAAGCTGGTACTTCGGCAGGCGGTAGCGTATTTTTCTGCGGTCAAAAATGTCGTTCTCTGATATCACCACCTTTTTTTCGTTATCAAATATACACCCGGTATCCAGAGGCGCAATTGTTACCCTGGGATTGCCTATACGGTCAACGTATTTTTGTATAAGTTTTTCAATACGTTCTTTTTCTGTGATGTTATGAGAATATATAATGACTTCATATCCCGTACCCTGCCATCCGTTAATATAGTTCGCTAATATGTCAAGTTGCCCGTTGATAGGCGGGATTGAGTGTGACGGGTAACACGTATCGTTTTCAGTTATAAGCGCAGTATAAATTAATCTGCGGAAACTGTTCTCCGGTAATGTATCGCATAAACTGTCCTCAACTGCAGAGTTATAAATCATAATTGTGTCAGTATTGAGGAAAGATAAAATTGTTGATGTTCCTACCGGCGGGGTGAATGGTATAACTTTTTGGCTGTGTATTTCGCGGTGGGAACGCTGGGTGAGGGTATTGAATATATTGATGGATTCAACTGTGTTCCCATCAAAAATTATGCGGATAGGTTCGTCACTGGTTAAAGGCCAGGTGTCAACTACACCACCGCGGACAGCGTAATCACCCGGGCGGTCAACAAAATCGGTTTTTGTGTACCCGTTATCCTCCAAAAATGTTGTGAGTTCTCCGGGTTTGGTATCCCCGGTTTTGTTTAGTACAAAACATTTTGTGTTAAGATCTTCCGGGCTGAATACAGGGGAAGTTAATGCTGCCGGTGTGGTGAGTATGATTGTATTGGTTAATGATTTTAGCTGGTCAATGCATTTAATGCGTTGCTGATAATCACCGGAGGGGTATGAAATAACTGTTACCGCGTTAGCGCGTAATGTTGTGTTTAATGCTGTGAGGTCGTCCATAACAATATCCGCAGCGTCATCAGTTTCCGCTACTAAAACCACGGGTGCGGTCTTTATTGTAATTGCGAGGTCTAGTGATAATAACGCATACGCGCAGCCGTGTACCTGCGCTATGCGGGACGTTGCGCCCGGGGGAAGGTTATGTAAAAACATTTTGGGGTTCACTTTTTTAGTAGTAACGTCACCGATTCTATATGGCTTGTTTGAGGGAACATATCAACTACCTGTGTTTGTAGTACGGTGTATCCTGAGAGTATAAACTTTTTGAGGTCACGCGCAAGTGTTGAGGGGTAGCATGAAACATACACAATTTTTGTGGGTGAATGCGCTACAATTTTGTCAATTGTTGCATCTGAACACCCTGCCCGGGGAGGGTCGATTATTATGGTTGTATCATCCGGGATATCGATAAGTTTGTCAAATACTTCACTGTCATCACGGATAAACTGGCAGTTAGGTATTTTGTTGAGGTTAAGGTTCGCAATAGCGTCAGTGATGGAGTCCGTACTGTTATCCACGCCATATGATTGTTTTACATACGGTGCGAGGTATAAACCAATCCCGCCGCTGCCACAGTAAAGGTCAATAACAGTATCTGTCTTCGCAGGGGTTAGCATATTAACAATTGTGTCGTATAACATCGGTATCTGCGGGGTGTTTATCTGGTAAAACGATAACGGTGAGATCCTGAATTTGAGTTCATTGATAACCGGATGCGGGATTGTGTCGTATAAACATTCTACACCATCGAGTTGGATGGTATCATTCCCAAAGATGACGTTTGTACGGTTTGGGTTGACATTCTGATATAAACTAACAATCTCAGGGACTTCCGATCTTATACGGAATAACAGTTTTTTTAGGTCGGGTAAAAAACCGTTGTGTGTCACGAGTACCGCCAGGATGCTATCGTCATTAAATGAGTACCGCAAACTAACATGGCGTAATGTGCCGGAATGCCGCGATTCATTATACGGAGTGAGGTTGCTTGTGCGTAATAATTGTTTAAGTTTTGTTACTGCTGTGTTCATCTTACGCGGGAGAACATAGCATTCCGGTACTTCAACAATGCTGTGGCTGTCCGGCGCGTAAAATCCCAGGGTTAATGTATTATCCTCGTTTGGGCGTACCGCAAAATGTGTGCGGTTACGGTAATTGTATTGTTGTCCCGCTGCTTTCGCAGGGAGTACGTCAATCTTCTCCGGTTGGGGAATAAATGAAAATATTTCGGTATACGCTTTTTGTTTGTTCAATAATTGCTCAGCGTAGTCCATGTGTTGCCAGTCACAGCCGCCGCAATAAGGTTTATCACACGCTGCGGGGTTATAAAACCCCGGGCACCGGGGGTTGACTCTAGCGGTGCTGGGTGTAATTATTTTTGTTGGGATACCAAATCCATAACTTTTCTTGCGTTGCGTGTACCTAAACTCAACGGTTTCACCGGGGCAGGTGTAGGATATAAAAGACGTAAATCCTGCTTGTTTAATAATACCTGCTCCGCCGTTGACAAGTTTTTCTATCGTACCGGTGGTTGTCCCGGAAATACTATGTTTTTCCCGCGGGTTACTTTTGTTCATAGTGATACATCATATAATATTTTTCGTACTTTCTATTGTCAAATGAGAGATTTGGTTAAGGATTATACCAACAACTTCAACGCATCCCTGCCTGTCATTCCGGGGGTAAGCCCAAGTTTTGATGCGGCAGATGTTACTTTCACTACGGGTTTATCCAGCATTTCATTTACTGTTGATACACCGGTGATCACTGCTGCGGTATCACCGAACTTCTCAGCAGCTTGAATATCAAGGTATCCGCAGATAAGGTATCCTTTAGGCGCAATTATTGTTATTAATACCTTTGTTTGCAGTTTAAGTTCGTAACCTTTAAACGTTATACCGCCAATAACAACCTGCCTCTCAAAACTTGTCATAATAAAAAAATTACCTTCTCTTGCTTGTCTGGCGTACACGGCGGAGAACTTTTAATTGCGCAAGTGCGCGGTTCAAGGCTAGTTGCGAGCTAGCCAAATTTTTTCCTTGCTGGAGGTCAAGGTTAGCGGTTTCTTTTAACTGCCTTGCGCGTTCCGCGCTAAGTTCGGCTGTTAGGTCAGCGGATTCCGCGTAGATTTCAATTTTTTTGGGGTGTACTTCCAAAAACCCGCCGGAGACTGCGTAACTGGTAATATCCTGCCCGTTCTTTAGTTTGAGTTCACCGGGTTGTAGTTGCGCGATTAAGTGTGCGTGCCCGGGTAGGATGCATAACTCGCCGTTGATCGCCGGGACCGTTACGGATTCTACATCAGCCTGGATAATCATTTTCTCCGGGGTAATAACTTCTACGTGTATAGTTTTCATTTAAACCGTATTACTCCAACTGTTTTGCGCGTTCCTTCGCTTCTTCAATCCCGCCTACCATATAAAACGCTTGTTCCGGAAGCGTATCGTGTTTGCCTTCCACTAATTCTTTAAACCCGCGGATTGTGTCTTCAAGTTTGACATACCTGCCCGGGCGGTTAAGGTATGCTTCCGCCACAAAAAAGGGTTGAGATAAAAAGTTTTGTATTTTTCTTGCCCGTGAGACTATGAGTTTATCTTCTTCTGAAAGTTCGTCAATACCAAGTATTGCGATGATATCCTGGAGGTCGCGGTAGCGCTGTAAAATTTTTTGTACATCCGTTGCGACTTTATAATGCTCCTCACCTATTATCAGGGGGTCAAGGATTTTGCTTGATGAATCCAGGGGATCTACCGCAGGATAAATACCCATTGCTGCGATTGAACGCGATAATACGGTTGATGAGTCAAGATGGCTAAATGTCGTCGCAACTCCCGGATCGGTAAGGTCGTCCGCAGGGACGTAAATTGCCTGGATTGATGTAATCGACCCGTTTTTTGTTGAGGTAATACGTTCCTGTAACT
Above is a genomic segment from Elusimicrobiota bacterium containing:
- a CDS encoding F0F1 ATP synthase subunit beta (Produces ATP from ADP in the presence of a proton gradient across the membrane. The beta chain is a regulatory subunit) gives rise to the protein LQERITSTKNGSITSIQAIYVPADDLTDPGVATTFSHLDSSTVLSRSIAAMGIYPAVDPLDSSSKILDPLIIGEEHYKVATDVQKILQRYRDLQDIIAILGIDELSEEDKLIVSRARKIQNFLSQPFFVAEAYLNRPGRYVKLEDTIRGFKELVEGKHDTLPEQAFYMVGGIEEAKERAKQLE
- the rlmD gene encoding 23S rRNA (uracil(1939)-C(5))-methyltransferase RlmD; its protein translation is MNKSNPREKHSISGTTTGTIEKLVNGGAGIIKQAGFTSFISYTCPGETVEFRYTQRKKSYGFGIPTKIITPSTARVNPRCPGFYNPAACDKPYCGGCDWQHMDYAEQLLNKQKAYTEIFSFIPQPEKIDVLPAKAAGQQYNYRNRTHFAVRPNEDNTLTLGFYAPDSHSIVEVPECYVLPRKMNTAVTKLKQLLRTSNLTPYNESRHSGTLRHVSLRYSFNDDSILAVLVTHNGFLPDLKKLLFRIRSEVPEIVSLYQNVNPNRTNVIFGNDTIQLDGVECLYDTIPHPVINELKFRISPLSFYQINTPQIPMLYDTIVNMLTPAKTDTVIDLYCGSGGIGLYLAPYVKQSYGVDNSTDSITDAIANLNLNKIPNCQFIRDDSEVFDKLIDIPDDTTIIIDPPRAGCSDATIDKIVAHSPTKIVYVSCYPSTLARDLKKFILSGYTVLQTQVVDMFPQTSHIESVTLLLKK
- the nadD gene encoding nicotinate-nucleotide adenylyltransferase, with the protein product MDKHKLGLYGGCFDPIHYGHLFTASYIREKMRLHKIIFIPSGIPPHKNTTFATPEQRYAMVKLAVNGNKYFSVSRIETDTKTVSYTYDTLQKLKCTYSRAKLYFIIGMDELIQIPLWKHGLELLSLCTFIIAARPGYDLKKVDKNVINKVRLIDTPLIDIESTQIRLRARKSMSLKYYIPEVVERYILTNKVYGSKK
- a CDS encoding peptidylprolyl isomerase, with the translated sequence MAILKRSVLLTVFVLPLFLTTLSAEVVSKVVARVNNEVILQSELEKNMSPLIDMLLPKNQQTKENESKLRDNVLDQMINLRLVQQEAKKRGIKISKPEVDRGMETVKNRFPTEADFSNELKRNGYTLTAFREKIEQQLMMMKILEIEVQSKIVKPTEDDAKTLYNKIQKVVSAGGKAESGTELEKKELEQLAAEFALASAEQVRLRHILFEVKPTATDEENEKIKQKAEDVKKQIDNGGDIRELAKKYSDDTDSKNKGGDLGYVPKRNLPELKDFEGAAFSLPVGGISGVVKTNFGYHILKVEEKKAAQKLAFDDIKNYLMVYIAQKRVDENSAIWVEALRKKAAIKKY
- a CDS encoding DUF1805 domain-containing protein; this encodes MTSFERQVVIGGITFKGYELKLQTKVLITIIAPKGYLICGYLDIQAAEKFGDTAAVITGVSTVNEMLDKPVVKVTSAASKLGLTPGMTGRDALKLLV
- the atpC gene encoding ATP synthase F1 subunit epsilon; its protein translation is MKTIHVEVITPEKMIIQADVESVTVPAINGELCILPGHAHLIAQLQPGELKLKNGQDITSYAVSGGFLEVHPKKIEIYAESADLTAELSAERARQLKETANLDLQQGKNLASSQLALNRALAQLKVLRRVRQTSKRR
- the pdxA gene encoding 4-hydroxythreonine-4-phosphate dehydrogenase PdxA; amino-acid sequence: MPPVIAVTIGDPAGIGPEIIAKVFSKKTVHQYAHYIIVGHRKFIKNSDHLRNIQIIEPRNSTAEVVPKGKPSKQSGLLSYNYILTAHELIKSGQADAMLTAPVSKTAWQLAGINVTGHTELLAKLEHLNPSKVTMCMFNRYYKTVMVTRHIATKNVASALSVNKILDTITTAYSLMKTHFGNNSPRIGVCGLNPHCGDNGLIGTEEKNIILPAVRLARKHGLNAEGPLPADAMFSSSSRSKFDIIVTMYHDQAMLPLKLTGYNSIVNYTYGLPYIRTSPGHGTAYDITGRGIADTGCLMEALKFAVYALHKKGK
- a CDS encoding glutamate-5-semialdehyde dehydrogenase; protein product: MATKIMSAKTIEGILQKTKIASRIVAVLPETKKNSILRTIAGELIKNTGLIIKHNKLDLTCAKANHLTPAMIDRLMLNAERIKSIAESINDIISLPDPVGTVTEHWRRPNGITISRVHIPLGVICMIYESRPNVTIDAAALCLKSGNAVLLRGGSEAFNSNLILSKIVGSALERCGIPKAAVTYIPSTGREVIYRLLKMNKYIDVVIPRGSKAMVESIISSSTIPVLAHGSGNCHVYIDSSADIPMALKIAYNAKVQRPGVCNAAEKLLVHKRIAGKFLPLIAEQYKTAGVKLRGCRDTARIIKLDQPATEQDWPEEYLGLTIAIKVVPDIDSAIEHINKYSSAHTECIVTKNRKAAEKFLARVDSSCVLHNASTRLHDGGVFGLGAEVGISTQKLHARGTMGIKELTSLKYVVKGNGQIRE
- the mfd gene encoding transcription-repair coupling factor, with the protein product MFLHNLPPGATSRIAQVHGCAYALLSLDLAITIKTAPVVLVAETDDAADIVMDDLTALNTTLRANAVTVISYPSGDYQQRIKCIDQLKSLTNTIILTTPAALTSPVFSPEDLNTKCFVLNKTGDTKPGELTTFLEDNGYTKTDFVDRPGDYAVRGGVVDTWPLTSDEPIRIIFDGNTVESINIFNTLTQRSHREIHSQKVIPFTPPVGTSTILSFLNTDTIMIYNSAVEDSLCDTLPENSFRRLIYTALITENDTCYPSHSIPPINGQLDILANYINGWQGTGYEVIIYSHNITEKERIEKLIQKYVDRIGNPRVTIAPLDTGCIFDNEKKVVISENDIFDRRKIRYRLPKYQLGRRLRTLSDLEPGDYVVHENYGIGIYRGVEQLQLGVQTHDFLLIQYLRGDTLHVPVSDFKYVQKYLAPDGHTPKVNSLDGESWERLKMKVSQAVELLAKQLIQTEASRKTNNGYSFPQDNDIELEFAESFPYEETEDQVRAIDDVKKAMSSNYPMDHFVIGDVGYGKTEVAMRAALKCVLGGKQTAILVPTTILAEQHYNTFIERYRKFPINIEMISRFRNRDAQKRILEDLSQKKVDILIATHRLLSKDVKFADLGLLIIDEEHRFGVRAKEMIKQLKTSVDVLTLSATPIPRSLSMALSGIRSISVIETPPEGRLPIETYVIPINEQVIRTAIDTELKRRGQVFYVHNRIDTIYVTLEHLRTLCPEVRFDVAHGQMSATVLEEVMHKFITREIDVLVSTSIIESGLDLPQVNTIIIEDADNFGLAQLYQLRGRIGRGDVKAYAYFLISPLSSLTEQARKRLTAIQEFTALGSGMRLAMRDLEIRGAGNILGQQQHGFITAVGYELYFRILNETIRRLRGEPQDRIQKPEITLEIPANAFLPRDYMPNPGERIHYYQTLINASTWDEITDLRAELKDKYGYPPKAAQELLNLCDIRVLCRINGLTGIAVLEKDDAVIFTYEPTRVPNPKDLLRSIRTAGKTVTFDPMDKLIARISPVYSNEVIPFIKSFLSNKHKV